The Urbifossiella limnaea genome has a window encoding:
- a CDS encoding PDZ domain-containing protein — translation MRRFLAPPAFLAGVLLVLSAAPAADPAPATAAAKGKRVEIPYRLTDTKHVMVRVKINGKGPFNLILDTGAPAVFVTKAVAKKAGVPVTEKGLSEFDKFEIEGGLVVPGAKGRVEDLFQLDGMNGMGLAGVELHGVVGYNVLAKYRIEYDFTADRLGFEEIPGFEPPGFVRINGGKGSGQLEMMGPLMKTLAALMGMKPNFDVAPRGFVGVEFDDKDGVVVTKVLAGSPAEKGGVKTGDKLVEVRNVEIETSRSLARALAKAGVGQRLRVTVKRGGEDVELTIDLGRGL, via the coding sequence ATGAGACGCTTTCTCGCACCCCCGGCGTTCCTCGCCGGGGTCCTGCTCGTGTTGTCCGCCGCGCCCGCCGCCGACCCCGCGCCCGCGACGGCGGCGGCGAAGGGGAAGCGCGTCGAAATCCCCTACCGGCTCACCGACACCAAGCACGTCATGGTGCGGGTGAAGATCAACGGGAAGGGGCCGTTCAACCTCATCCTCGACACCGGCGCCCCGGCCGTGTTCGTCACCAAGGCCGTCGCCAAGAAGGCCGGGGTGCCGGTCACCGAGAAGGGGCTGTCCGAGTTCGACAAGTTCGAAATCGAGGGCGGGCTCGTCGTGCCCGGGGCCAAGGGCCGCGTCGAAGACCTGTTCCAGCTCGACGGCATGAACGGCATGGGCCTCGCCGGCGTCGAGCTGCACGGCGTCGTCGGGTACAACGTGCTCGCCAAGTACCGCATCGAGTACGACTTCACCGCCGACCGGCTCGGGTTCGAGGAGATCCCCGGGTTCGAGCCGCCGGGGTTCGTCCGCATCAACGGCGGCAAGGGGAGCGGGCAGCTCGAAATGATGGGGCCGCTGATGAAGACGCTGGCGGCGCTCATGGGGATGAAGCCGAACTTCGACGTGGCCCCGCGCGGGTTCGTCGGCGTCGAGTTCGACGACAAGGACGGCGTGGTCGTCACGAAGGTGCTGGCCGGGAGCCCGGCCGAGAAGGGCGGCGTGAAGACCGGCGACAAGCTCGTCGAGGTGCGGAACGTCGAGATCGAGACGAGCCGCAGCCTGGCCCGGGCGCTGGCCAAGGCCGGCGTCGGCCAGCGGCTCCGCGTGACCGTGAAGCGCGGCGGCGAAGACGTGGAACTGACCATCGACCTCGGGCGGGGGCTGTAA
- a CDS encoding aspartyl protease family protein, producing the protein MRNLIALALFAAAPALAVSQDRVPNKTPGSGEKVVVPFELLDSRHMAVMVKLNGKGPYRLIFDTGAPMNLINNRIAKESGVLDPKNKQGPVGLFGTMGQKKVALLEVGPAKLENATAVVMDHPTVAAISEALGPIDGIVGFPFFARYKATIDYQKREMTLVPNGYVPTDAMEALMGKMMAAQSGDKGPRIVGPAALFGFAVDKPKGDDAAGVAVTDVLKDGAAGKAGLKAGDRLLTLDARWTDTIGDTYLAASLVRAGRDVVLVVERGGKEVRLTVRPVRGV; encoded by the coding sequence ATGCGCAACCTGATCGCACTCGCGCTGTTCGCCGCCGCGCCGGCCCTGGCCGTGTCGCAGGACCGCGTGCCGAACAAGACGCCCGGCTCCGGCGAGAAGGTGGTGGTGCCGTTCGAGCTGCTCGACAGCCGGCACATGGCCGTGATGGTGAAGCTCAACGGCAAGGGGCCGTACAGGCTGATCTTCGACACCGGCGCCCCGATGAACCTCATCAACAACCGCATCGCCAAGGAGTCCGGCGTCCTCGACCCGAAAAACAAGCAGGGGCCGGTCGGCCTGTTCGGCACGATGGGGCAGAAGAAGGTGGCGCTGCTCGAAGTCGGCCCGGCGAAGCTGGAGAACGCCACGGCGGTGGTGATGGACCACCCCACGGTGGCGGCCATCTCCGAGGCGCTGGGGCCGATCGACGGCATCGTCGGGTTCCCATTCTTCGCCCGGTACAAGGCGACGATCGACTACCAGAAGCGCGAGATGACGCTGGTGCCGAACGGCTACGTGCCGACGGACGCGATGGAGGCGCTGATGGGGAAGATGATGGCGGCCCAGAGCGGCGACAAGGGGCCGCGGATCGTCGGCCCGGCGGCGCTGTTCGGGTTCGCGGTGGACAAGCCGAAGGGCGACGACGCGGCCGGCGTGGCGGTGACCGACGTGCTGAAGGACGGCGCCGCCGGCAAGGCGGGGCTGAAGGCCGGCGACCGGCTGCTGACGCTCGACGCCCGGTGGACGGACACGATCGGCGACACGTACCTGGCGGCGAGCCTGGTGCGCGCCGGCCGCGACGTGGTGCTGGTGGTGGAGCGCGGCGGCAAGGAGGTGCGGCTGACCGTGCGCCCGGTCCGCGGGGTGTGA
- a CDS encoding coiled-coil domain-containing protein, translating to MAHEPDPADLLRDAHFLREAAAKDRARARKLAVRFARRVREKWSAVRADLLARRAELDEARGQLTAEAMRFQQARSDYAGRATEESQRLRQEWDALDAQRQRLHAEWTEMQATVGRQEAAVAQREAELAAREKELARGRNELAAQAAAVRGEAAGLAARAENARAVVAELEARRDKLHAELLAAAPKVNPDPPGTVKFALSRSADQDLADFSAALDAEALRLGAERAALTELRARLDREAVDAEDQRRVLAEQFVLLAQARGGWQEAERRALADLEDLTRALRQKEAESAARDEWLVRSDARRREEGYDLWQLRLRLEAWQSKLVATERRWHAEREARDAEYARRLHALLEREHGGELVDDELPVADEARVVPSEGTTLRDEFERLAAVLIKADLPEPPDSQLPWGGEESDEPPPTILPFPDRRAA from the coding sequence TTGGCCCACGAACCCGACCCCGCCGACCTCCTCCGCGACGCCCACTTCCTCCGCGAGGCCGCGGCGAAGGACCGCGCCCGCGCCCGCAAGCTGGCCGTCCGCTTCGCCCGCCGCGTCCGCGAGAAGTGGTCCGCGGTGCGCGCCGATCTCCTCGCCCGCCGGGCCGAACTCGACGAGGCCCGCGGCCAGCTCACCGCCGAGGCGATGCGCTTCCAGCAGGCACGCTCGGATTACGCCGGCCGCGCCACGGAAGAATCGCAGCGCCTCCGCCAGGAGTGGGACGCGCTCGACGCCCAGCGCCAGCGGCTCCACGCCGAGTGGACCGAGATGCAGGCGACCGTCGGCCGGCAGGAAGCCGCGGTGGCGCAGCGCGAGGCCGAGCTGGCGGCGCGCGAAAAGGAACTGGCCCGCGGCAGGAACGAACTCGCGGCGCAGGCCGCTGCGGTGCGGGGCGAGGCCGCCGGGCTCGCCGCCCGTGCCGAGAACGCCCGCGCCGTGGTCGCAGAATTGGAGGCGAGGCGCGACAAGCTCCACGCCGAGTTGCTGGCCGCGGCGCCGAAGGTGAACCCCGACCCGCCCGGAACGGTGAAGTTCGCCCTGTCACGGTCCGCCGACCAAGACCTCGCCGACTTCTCCGCGGCGCTCGACGCCGAGGCCCTGAGGCTGGGAGCGGAGCGGGCCGCGCTGACCGAACTGCGGGCGCGGCTCGACCGCGAGGCGGTGGACGCCGAGGACCAGCGGCGCGTGCTGGCCGAGCAGTTCGTGCTGCTGGCGCAGGCCCGCGGCGGGTGGCAGGAGGCGGAGCGGCGGGCGCTGGCCGACCTGGAAGACCTGACCCGCGCCCTGCGGCAGAAGGAAGCCGAAAGCGCGGCCCGCGACGAGTGGCTGGTGCGGTCCGACGCGCGGCGGCGGGAGGAAGGGTACGACCTGTGGCAGCTGCGGCTGCGGCTCGAAGCGTGGCAGTCGAAGCTGGTGGCGACCGAGCGCCGCTGGCACGCCGAGCGCGAGGCCCGCGACGCCGAGTACGCCCGCCGGTTGCACGCGCTGCTGGAGCGCGAGCACGGCGGCGAACTGGTCGACGACGAACTGCCGGTGGCCGACGAGGCGCGGGTGGTGCCGTCGGAGGGGACGACACTGCGGGACGAGTTCGAGCGGCTGGCGGCGGTGCTGATCAAGGCCGACCTGCCGGAGCCGCCGGACAGCCAGCTGCCGTGGGGCGGCGAGGAGTCGGACGAGCCACCGCCGACGATCCTGCCGTTCCCGGACCGCCGGGCGGCGTAG
- the trxA gene encoding thioredoxin → MASPNVVEFTTDNWNEHVTSGKLVVADFWAPWCGPCRQLSPVIDQLADQYAGQVTVGKLNVDENSAIAVKYDVMTIPRVLFFKGSDTPVHQEIGVLPKVELEKLVKKYSG, encoded by the coding sequence ATGGCCAGCCCGAACGTGGTCGAGTTCACGACTGACAACTGGAACGAGCACGTGACCAGCGGCAAGCTGGTGGTCGCCGACTTCTGGGCGCCGTGGTGCGGCCCGTGCCGGCAGCTGTCGCCGGTCATCGACCAGCTGGCCGACCAATACGCCGGCCAGGTCACCGTCGGCAAGCTGAACGTGGACGAGAACAGCGCCATCGCGGTGAAGTACGACGTGATGACCATCCCGCGCGTGCTGTTCTTCAAGGGGAGCGACACGCCCGTCCACCAGGAGATCGGCGTGCTGCCGAAGGTGGAGCTGGAGAAGCTGGTGAAGAAGTACAGCGGGTGA